The Arachis hypogaea cultivar Tifrunner chromosome 14, arahy.Tifrunner.gnm2.J5K5, whole genome shotgun sequence genome has a segment encoding these proteins:
- the LOC140172945 gene encoding receptor-like protein kinase FERONIA — MGVLSVLSCFIKPSSDSYPTLMSAKPPSSIVNELCHQFSLAEIQSAIARNPNEFSKLGQPRGFKNVFKGYLQNSNIPIAIKRCSIGSFSQQLFSEFKNEIVLLCQLHHPNLMPLTGFCIERNELIIVYEYMSNGSLFDHLHHIYHDPLSWKRRLQICIGVARGLHYLHTGAKHVIIHRHIKTSNILLDDNWEPKVSGLSLSKRVPLSISKSLIRVESDVKGTFGYLDPEYVRTGVLTEKSDVFSFGVVLLEVVSTRTMQKERLYNQIHSMKSYAEEIVDPFLKSKIDSDCWRTFVDITERCLAEDGRERPDMGEVELELEHALQLQEEADAKIIGSENFDRI; from the coding sequence ATGGGTGTTCTTTCAGTTTTGTCTTGTTTCATTAAACCATCTTCTGATTCTTATCCAACACTCATGTCAGCAAAACCACCTTCATCCATTGTAAATGAACTTTGCCATCAGTTTTCTCTTGCAGAGATACAATCAGCAATAGCAAGAAATCCCAACGAGTTTTCGAAACTAGGACAACCCCGTGGATTCAAGAATGTTTTCAAAGGTTATCTGCAGAATAGTAATATCCCAATTGCCATCAAGAGGTGCagcattggatcattttcacagCAGCTGTTCTCAGAGTTCAAGAATGAGATTGTCTTGCTTTGTCAGCTGCACCATCCTAATCTCATGCCTCTAACCGGATTCTGTATCGAAAGAAACGAGTTGATTATCGTGTACGAATACATGTCTAATGGCTCCCTTTTTGATCATCTTCATCATATATACCATGATCCACTTTCATGGAAGAGGAGGCTTCAAATTTGCATAGGTGTGGCTCGTGGACTTCACTATCTTCACACTGGAGCCAAGCATGTTATCATCCACCGCCACATTAAGACAAGTAACATTCTTTTGGATGATAACTGGGAGCCTAAAGTTTCAGGTTTGTCACTGTCCAAAAGGGTTCCTCTTAGTATCTCAAAGTCATTGATTAGAGTGGAGTCAGATGTAAAAGGAACATTTGGATATCTTGATCCAGAATATGTAAGAACCGGAGTGCTTACCGAAAAATCAGATGTATTTTCATTCGGTGTAGTTTTGTTAGAGGTTGTGAGTACAAGAACAATGCAAAAGGAACGTTTGTATAACCAGATTCATTCAATGAAATCATATGCAGAGGAAATTGTTGATCCATTTCTCAAGTCAAAGATTGATTCAGATTGTTGGAGAACTTTTGTTGACATCACTGAGAGATGTTTGGCTGAAGATGGAAGGGAGAGGCCAGACATGGGGGAAGTGGAGTTGGAGCTTGAACATGCACTGCAATTGCAAGAGGAAGCTGATGCCAAGATTATTGGTTCAGAAAATTTTGATAGaatatga
- the LOC112744602 gene encoding receptor-like protein kinase FERONIA, with translation MGFPFFSSLSCFGDSSQRATNPSSSDPTLISTEPPSSIITELCHQFTLAEIQSVTRNFEKSLGESRFGIVHRGYVGNTSKPVAVKQYKKDSGFGFLEFKNEIVLLSQLHHPNLISLVGFCVERNELILVNELLPKGTLYRHLHGRNIHPLPWKRRLQICIGVARGLHYLHTGAKYTIIHRDIKTSNILLDDNWEPKVSGLTLSKRVSLRSSKSLKRTESDIKGTYGYKDPEYERTGVLTEKSDVYSFGVVLLEVVSAKPPREIYREYLEDCNQSLESYAEKNVDRFLKSKIEPDCWKIFVDITERCLLAEGRERPDMGEVEVELQHALQFQEEADRI, from the coding sequence atgGGTTTTCCCTTCTTTTCAAGCTTGTCTTGTTTCGGTGACTCAAGTCAAAGGGCGACAAATCCATCTTCTTCTGATCCCACACTCATCTCAACAGAACCACCTTCATCTATCATAACTGAACTCTGCCATCAGTTTACACTTGCAGAGATACAATCAGTGACAAGAAACTTCGAAAAGTCTTTGGGAGAAAGCAGGTTTGGTATTGTTCACAGAGGCTATGTAGGAAATACTTCTAAACCGGTTGCAGTCAAGCAGTATAAGAAGGACTCAGGTTTTGGTTTCTTGGAGTTCAAGAATGAGATTGTCTTGCTTTCGCAGCTGCACCACCCCAACCTCATCTCTTTGGTTGGGTTTTGCGTCGAAAGAAATGAGTTAATTCTTGTAAATGAGTTGCTTCCTAAGGGTACTCTTTATCGTCATCTTCACGGTCGAAACATTCATCCACTTCCATGGAAGAGGAGGCTACAGATTTGCATAGGCGTGGCACGTGGACTTCACTATCTTCACACTGGAGCCAAGTATACTATCATTCACCGCGACATTAAGACAAGTAACATTCTTTTGGATGATAACTGGGAGCCTAAAGTTTCAGGTTTAACACTGTCCAAAAGAGTATCTCTTAGGAGCTCAAAGTCATTGAAAAGGACTGAGTCAGATATAAAAGGAACATATGGATATAAAGATCCAGAATATGAAAGAACTGGAGTGCTGACTGAAAAATCAGATGTATATTCTTTTGGGGTAGTTCTGTTAGAAGTTGTAAGTGCAAAGCCGCCGCGGGAGATTTACAGGGAATACTTGGAAGACTGCAATCAGTCTCTCGAGTCATATGCAGAGAAAAATGTTGATCGATTTCTTAAGTCAAAGATTGAACCAGATTGTTGGAAAATATTTGTTGACATCACTGAGAGATGCTTGCTTGCAGAGGGGAGGGAGAGGCCAGACATGGGGGAAGTGGAGGTGGAGCTTCAACATGCACTGCAATTTCAGGAGGAAGCTGATAGAATATGA
- the LOC112744597 gene encoding putative disease resistance protein At1g50180, whose amino-acid sequence MVEAVVSFAIERLNDLLVEEANLLRGVKSNVEKLQTELRRMQCFLKDAERRQDQDERIQDRILEIRRLAYDAEDVIENYAINVGTKNPLYKGTYLHKVGSEIMSINSKISDLTRSLQTYGLEERDREKLRIEFENQKELRWSYSHIVEEFIVGLEEDIAQVVEWLLNQDQHSRTVFICGMGGLGKTTLAKKVYYHNAIRRHFDGFAWIYLSQQCKKREVWEGILIKLTSPTKEERDEIMKLRDEELAKKLYKVQQDKKCLIILDDIWSNGDWDKMKHAFPLENTRSKIVFTSRNKGIALHVDSKGLLHEPKCLNEEASWALFQKKAFPQNNDSEFPVYNDFKRLGKEMVVKCAGLPLAIIVLGGLLATKDTVSEWETIHKYIVSYLIKGEELERQSRLAEVLDLSYNDLPYHLKPCFLYLSQFPEDSEIPTNKLIQLWVAEGVVSSQYETERGETMEDVAERYLGNLISRCMVQVGQMGSTGTIKTCRLHDLMRDLCLSKATKEQFLYIIGGVQQNSTTNSASSSSLSDARKTGGVRRLAVFLDQQVDQLIPHDELVNYRLRSLLYFHEKKCRLNDWPIIKVLFAKFKFLRVLDLEGIKGQKGQSLPKEVGNLIWLKFLSLKRTRIQILPSSLGNLENLQTLNLQTVSKVSWDSTVEIPNVISKLKRLRHLYLPSWCGNDDNQLQLEHLTNLQTLVNFPASKCNVKDLLKLKKLRKLVLNDPRYFEQFCEIFNPPNERLECLESLSLRTDMLSFPDKAVNLEKLVLGCPSLRKLKIEGRVERLPEASLFPPHLAKLTLWGSRLMEDPMVTLEKLPNLKFLNGWEMFIGKKMACSQNGFPQLKSLVLRGLPNLEEWTVENQAMPNLYRLGISDCNKLKTVPDGLKFVSGLREIEIRWMPKSFKTRLATDGEDYHKVQHVPSIVFLN is encoded by the exons ATGGTTGAGGCGGTTGTGTCCTTCGCAATTGAAAGGCTTAACGACCTACTTGTTGAAGAGGCCAACTTGTTGCGTGGTGTTAAAAGCAATGTCGAAAAATTGCAGACTGAACTGAGGAGGATGCAATGCTTCCTAAAAGATGCTGAGAGAAGGCAAGATCAAGATGAGAGAATCCAGGATCGGATATTAGAGATCAGAAGACTAGCTTATGATGCCGAGGATGTGATTGAGAATTATGCAATCAATGTTGGAACAAAGAATCCTCTCTACAAAGGCACCTATCTTCACAAGGTTGGGTCTGAGATTATGTCCATTAACTCTAAAATATCTGATCTCACAAGAAGCCTGCAAACTTATGGTTTAGAGGAAAGAGACAGAGAAAAATTGCGCATCGAGTTTGAGAATCAAAAGGAACTAAGATGGTCTTATTCTCATATAGTTGAAGAGTTCATTGTAGGCTTGGAGGAGGACATAGCACAGGTGGTTGAATGGTTGTTGAATCAAGATCAGCATTCTAGAACAGTTTTCATTTGTGGGATGGGTGGTCTTGGTAAAACAACACTTGCCAAAAAAGTTTACTATCATAATGCCATTAGGCGCCACTTTGATGGTTTTGCATGGATTTATCTATCTCAGCAATGCAAGAAAAGAGAAGTTTGGGAAGGAATTTTGATTAAGCTTACTTCTCCTACCAAAGAGGAGAGGGATGAGATCATGAAATTGAGGGACGAGGAATTAGCAAAGAAGCTGTACAAAGTTCAGCAAGATAAGAAATGTTTGATCATCCTTGATGACATATGGAGCAATGGGGATTGGGACAAAATGAAGCATGCCTTTCCTTTGGAAAACACAAGGAGTAAGATAGTTTTCACATCGCGCAATAAAGGCATTGCTCTGCATGTAGATAGTAAAGGCTTGCTTCATGAGCCAAAGTGCCTGAATGAAGAAGCAAGTTGGGCATTGTTTCAAAAGAAAGCTTTTCCACAAAACAACGATTCAG AGTTCCCAGTTTACAATGACTTCAAGAGATTAGGCAAGGAAATGGTTGTGAAATGTGCTGGTCTGCCTTTGGCAATCATCGTGCTTGGAGGGCTCTTGGCGACGAAAGACACAGTCAGTGAGTGGGAAAcaatacataaatatatagttTCCTACCTAATAAAAGGAGAGGAACTTGAAAGGCAATCAAGATTAGCTGAGGTGTTGGATTTAAGTTACAATGACTTACCTTATCACCTGAAACCATGTTTTCTCTACTTAAGCCAATTCCCTGAAGACTCTGAGATACCAACAAACAAGCTAATTCAGTTGTGGGTAGCAGAAGGTGTTGTCTCATCTCAGTATGAGACTGAAAGGGGTGAGACTATGGAGGATGTCGCCGAACGCTACCTTGGTAACTTAATCAGTCGTTGCATGGTTCAAGTTGGTCAGATGGGGTCTACAGGGACAATTAAAACCTGTCGGCTACATGATTTAATGCGTGATTTGTGTTTGTCAAAGGCCACCAAGGAACAATTTCTCTACATCATTGGTGGAGTGCAACAAAATAGTACCACTAATTCTGCTTCTTCATCTAGTCTTTCTGATGCAAGAAAAACTGGTGGAGTTCGAAGACTTGCAGTGTTCTTGGATCAGCAAGTTGATCAGTTGATTCCACATGATGAGCTAGTGAATTATCGCCTCAGATCTCTTCTCTACTTTCATGAAAAGAAATGTAGATTGAATGATTGGCCTATAATCAAAGTTCTGTTTGCTAAGTTCAAATTTCTCAGAGTTTTAGACCTTGAAGGTATTAAAGGGCAAAAGGGACAGTCCTTGCCTAAAGAAGTGGGAAACTTGATATGGCTGAAGTTTCTGAGCCTAAAAAGAACTCGCATACAGATACTGCCGTCTTCGTTGGGAAATTTGGAGAATTTGCAGACCCTGAATTTGCAAACTGTCAGCAAAGTGAGCTGGGATTCAACTGTAGAAATTCCAAATGTTATATCGAAGTTGAAGAGGTTGAGACATTTATATCTTCCCAGCTGGTGTGGCAATGATGATAACCAACTGCAGCTGGAACATCTGACCAACTTACAGACATTAGTCAATTTTCCTGCTAGCAAATGCAATGTAAAAGATCTGTTAAAGTTgaaaaaacttagaaaattggTACTAAATGATCCAAGGTACTTTGAGCAGTTCTGTGAGATTTTCAATCCCCCTAATGAAAGATTGGAATGCCTTGAATCATTGTCCTTGAGGACTGATATGCTGTCGTTCCCAGATAAGGCAGTTAATCTTGAAAAGTTGGTGCTAGGATGTCCTTCCCTCAGGAAACTGAAGATAGAAGGACGTGTTGAGAGGCTGCCGGAAGCAAGCCTATTTCCTCCACACCTTGCAAAGTTAACTCTGTGGGGTTCTAGACTTATGGAAGATCCAATGGTAACACTGGAGAAGCTTCCTAACCTCAAGTTCCTGAATGGATGGGAAATGTTCATTGGAAAGAAAATGGCATGCTCACAAAATGGTTTTCCTCAACTGAAATCTTTAGTACTTCGCGGCTTGCCTAATTTGGAAGAGTGGACAGTGGAGAATCAAGCCATGCCAAATCTTTATCGATTAGGCATATCTGACTGTAACAAGTTAAAGACTGTTCCTGATGGACTGAAATTTGTTTCTGGTCTCCGGGAGATAGAGATCAGGTGGATGCCTAAATCATTCAAGACTAGGCTTGCCACTGATGGAGAGGACTACCATAAGGTTCAGCATGTGCCATCCATTGTATTTTTGAACTGA